The genomic interval ACGACCTTGGAACAGACGATCCGGTTGACCACGCCCAAGTACCGCCAGTACCGGCACTTGACCGCCGGGCCCGGCGAGTCCTACGTCCCCCGCTACGACGTCCTGGGCCGACAAGCCGCACCGGGTCGGACCGGTCGGCGGCGCAGCATCGCCTACCTCGGACACCTCAGCGACATCCACATCATGGACGCCCAGTCCCCGGCCCGCCTGGACATCATGGTGGGCCAGAGTGAGTCGTTGTGGGCCGGCTCCTTCCGGCCGCAGGACACGTTGACGGTCAACGTCGGCGCTGCCATGGTGCAGGCGATGCGCGCCGCGCAGTTCAGCCCGCTGACCGGGGCGCCGATGACCGCGGCGTTCAACACCGGCGACAGCGCGGACATGATCTCCATGCTGGAACTCGAGTGGTACATCAACCTGCTGGACGGCCTTCCGGTGACACCGAACTCCGGCAAGCCCGGCGTCTACGAGGGTGTGCAGGTGTGGGCCGAGTCGGCCTTCGCCTACCACCCGGAAGATCCTGCCGGTGACCCCTACGGTGCCTATGGGTTCCCCACAGTTCCAGGGATGCTGCAGGCAGCGGTGAGCCAGACGGTCGAGTCGGTGGGGCTGGCGACTCCGTGGTTCGCGGTGTACGGCAACCACGACACCGACTTCCTCGGAACGCTGGCCATTTCGGACTCCCTGCGGGCCTTCGCCGTGGGCGACCGCAAAGCTGCGGTGTGGCAGCCGTTCGCGGCGAGCTTCCTCGGTGGCTGGGCCAACGAGTTGAGCCCGGTGACCCAGTTCCTGCACGACGCCCGGAGCAGCTTGGGGATGCAGTCCGGGATGAAGTCCGTGACTTCCGACCCGGACCGGCGACTGCTGGATGGTCTCGACTTCATCCAGGCGCACCTGGATTCCCCGGCCAAGCCGGGACCGGTGGGACACGGGTACACGCAGGACAACCTGAAGACCGGCCAGCGGTTCTGGACCGCGGACCTCAGCCCGCACGTGCGCGCCTTCGGCCTCGACACCTGCAACCAGGTCGCCGGACCTGACGGGGCGGTCCCGGAAGACCAGTTCGAATGGCTCAAGGCGGGGCTGGCGCAGGCGCAGGAGCAGAGCAAGTTGTGCGTGATCCTCAGCCACCACAACAGCACCACGCTGGAGAACGAGGCACAGCCGGTGATCGGACCGACCCAGAGACTGATCCACGCCGAGGAATTCGTGGCGATGGTGCAGGAGTTCCCCAACGCGGTGGCCTGGATCAACGGCCACACCCACATCAACACGATCATCCCGCACCCGAAACCCGGCGGCGGCGGCTTCTGGGAGATCACGACGGCCTCCTGCATCGACTTCCCCAGCAGCAGCAACTGATCGAGATCGTGGACAACCGCGACGGCACGCTGTCGATCTTCACGACGTCGCTGGACCACACCGCGGCGGCGGACTGGACGCCGTCGGACTACAGCCAGGACGGGCTGGCGGGGTTGAGCCGGCAACTCGCCGCCAACGACTGGATCGAGAACCCGCCGATGCGGATGGGCTCGCCGCTGGACCGCAACTGCGAACTGCTCCTGCCCGCGCCCTTCGACCTGGCGACCATCAGCGACGCGGACCTGGAGAGGGCGGAGATGGCCGCGAAGGCCCGCCTGGTGGCCGCGGAGGTGCAGTCATGAGGCGCTGGGCATGGCTTCTGGCGGCGCCCCTGCTGGTCGGGTGCTCGCAGATCGACGCGCTGCAACAGGTCAGCGGTGTGCCGTTGGCGACGGTGGAGATCGCGGCTGACGACGTGCTGCTGAGCAAGGGGATCGCGCTGCTCGAGGCGCCCACGTGCGTGGAGGGCGACGGCGAGTTCACGTGCTCGGGCACCACACTGGACCGCAAGGAGATCGCGGTCACGGTTCCCGACGACGAGCAGCAGGTGATGACCATCACCGTCGGTGGGGAGCAGATCTTCTCGGGTCCTGTGCAAGACGTCATCGAGCAGGCTGGGGAGCGCACGTCATGAGTGTGGTCGAGAAGGAATACGGCTGGTCGGTCCTCGCCACCGGCCTGGCCAGGATGTGGCGGGGTTTCCTGCCCTTCATCATCGTCGCCGGGGTGAACGCGGTGGTCCAGGCGTCGTTGCTGGGGCTGTCCCCGTTCTGGTTGGCGCTGGGCATCTCGGCGGCGGTACTGCTGATCGCGTTCGCGTTTATGGCGCACATCGCCGGCCGCAGCGTAGGCGAGCGCAGCGGGATCGGGGATCTGCGGGGTGCACAACTCGGGCGGTTCGCGGCGTGGGTGGTCGGCTGGACCGTGGTGGTGAGCATCGGCCTCGCGTTCTACTTCTGGCCCGGCATCGTCCTGCTGGCGATCACACCGTTCGTGCCGGTGGCGGCTGCAGCGGGCGCGCGCAACCCGCTGTCGGCGAACTTCGCGGCCATCCGGCAGCGGCCCGTCCGCTGGCTGGTCACGATCCTCATCACGCTGGGCATGCTGTTGTTGGTGTGGCTGGTCTCGGGGCTCAACGCATTCTTCGTGCGGGGCTGGGTGGCCTCGTTCTCGACGTGGCTGATCGTCGGTTTCGTGGCCGCCTGGCTGCTGACCGCGTGGTCGGCGTTGTTCCGCAGCACGTGGCGCCCGCAGGCCTGACCGCGGCGGAATTCGGGCTCCCCGGCCCGGCTGCTGGTTCAGGCCCGGCCAAGCCTCCGCAGCGGGGGTTCGGACTGCGGAGGCTGTCGCCGGGGTGGCAGTTCAGCCAGAAGGACGGCCGTCGCGGCGGCCACAGCAACCACAGCCTCGGCGTAGGCGGCGGACGTCGCCGGGCTGGGCTTGCCCACCCCGCTGACCTTGCGCACGTACTGTTCGGCAGCGGCGCGGATCTCCGCCTCGGTCGCAGGCGGTTCCAGCCCCCGCAGGATGGTGATGTTCCGGCACATCCCCCCAGGCTGTCATGCCGGGCGGGTTACCGTAACCCCATGATCTTCAACCCGCACACCTATGACCCGTCGGCGTACGACCCCGAGACGCAGCGCCAGCTCAAGGCACTGATCCAGTTCTTCGAGGACAAGGGCCTGGGCGCGATGAAGGACGAGTTCCACGCCCGCGCCTGGTACCAGGATTTCCTCGACTTCAACGCCAAAGAGGGCATCCTCGCCTCCTTCGGCACGCCGGCGGCGGTCGGCGGTGAGGGTGCCCGCTGGGACACCGCCCGGATCAACGACCTCAACGAGATCCTCGGTTTCTACTCCCTGTCGTACTGGTACGCGTGGCAGGTCACGGTGCTGGGACTCGGCCCGGTGTGGATGAGTGAGAACGAGGAAGCCAAACAACTCGTCGGCAAGCTGCTGGAGTCGGGCGCGATCTTCGGGTTCGGGCTGTCCGAGCAGTCCCACGGCGCGGACATCTACTCCACCGACATGATCCTCACGCCCACCGACGACGGCTGGCTTGCAAGTGGGCCCAAGTACTACATCGGCAACGGCAACGTCGCAGGGCGACTGAGCGTGTTCGGGAAGTTCGCTGACACCGACGAGTACGTGTTCTTCCTCGTCGACACCCAGGCCCCGCAGTACGAACTGCAGAAGAACGTGGTGGCCGACCAGATGTACGTGTCGGCCTTCGCCCTGCACGACTACCCCGTCACGCAGGCGGACATCCTGCACACCGGCAAGGCTGCCTGGGACGCCGCACTGGCGACCGTCAACGTGGGCAAGGTGAACCTCGGGTGGGCGAGCATTGGTATCTGCGAGCATGCCTTCTACGAGGCGGTCACCCACGCCGACCACCGCGTGCTCTACGGCACGAAGGTCACGACCTTCCCGCACGTGCGGCGCATGTTCGCCGATGCCTACGCCCGACTGCTGGCCATGAAGCTCTTCTCGGCCCGCAGCGCCGACTACCTGCGCTCGGCCTCCGACGACGACCGCCGCTTCCTGCTGTTCAACCCCATCACCAAGATGAAGGTCACCAGCGAGGGTGAGCGGGTCATCGACCTGCTCTGGGAGGTCATCGCCGCCCGCGGCTTCGAGAAGGACACCTACTTCGAGCAGGCCGCCCAGCACATCCGGGCCCTGCCGAAGCTCGAAGGCACGGTGCACGTCAACCTCGCACTGGTGCTCAAGTTCCTGCCTCAGTACCTGATGGCCACTGGCGAGTACCCCGAGATCCCGGTGCGCCAGGATGCGGCCGACGACGAGTACCTGTTCCGGCAGGGCCGGGCATCCGGGCTCGGCCGCATCACGTTCGCCCCGTGGCGGCCGGCGCTCGAGGCGTACCAGCACCTGCCCAACGTGGCACTGTTCCTGGAGCAGGTGGACGCATTCACGCAGATGGTCATGAGTGCGCCGCCGAGTGAGGAGCAGCAGAAGGACCTCGACTTCCTGCTCACCCTCGGACAGTTGTTCACCCAGGTCGTGTACGCCCAGTTGGTCTGCGAGTCCGCGGGGCTTGCCCGGCCCGGCACGATCAGCGACATGCCGGGTCTCGGTGACGCGCACATCGACCGGATCTTCGCGGTGTTCGTGCAGGACGTCAGTGAGATCGCGGTCGCTCTGCACGGGCAGGCCTCGGCCACCGACGCCCAGCGTGCCGCCGCCCTCGGGCTGGTGCGCGCGCCGCGGATCGAGGCCGGTGCCGAGCAGGCGTTCGTCGAGGAGGTGCTCGGGCTCGCCGACGAGTACGTCATGCCGGAGTAGCGCCGGGCCGCTGGCTGTAGGCGGGAGAGGTGCGGACGTTTGGGAGCGTTCCAACCGGTCTTTATCGCTCCCGGGTGTCCGTATCGCTCCCGGGTGGACGGGGCGCTCGTGGCGATTGCACCGCGAGGTGTTTCGTAGGCGCCCTGGCTGTAGGCGGGAGAGGTGCGGACGTTTGGGAGCGTTCCAACCGGTCTTTATCGCTCCCGGGTGTCCGTATCGCTCCGGGTGGACGGGGAGGGGGCAGAGCCGGTCAGCCACGCTGCGACCGGTTCCACAGCCTCTGCTTCACGACCAGCGTCGCCCACCCTGCCAGGGCCATGCCGGTGATGTTGACCACCAGTTGCAGGCTGCTGCCGAACACCTCATGCCAGGCCCCGAAGGCCAGGCCCAGCGCCACGTTGCCGGCTGCGGGAATGGTCGTGACCGAGATGAACACCCCGGTGAGGCCCCCGGCGCGGGCTGAGGTCAGGGCCAGCACCCCCGCGGCACCGGCAACGATGGCCACGATGAGCGACCACTTGTCCGGGGTGTACACGAACTGCGTGAGCGGGCGTGGGCCGACGACCTGGGCGTACGTGACC from Micrococcales bacterium carries:
- a CDS encoding DUF2277 domain-containing protein, producing MCRNITILRGLEPPATEAEIRAAAEQYVRKVSGVGKPSPATSAAYAEAVVAVAAATAVLLAELPPRRQPPQSEPPLRRLGRA
- a CDS encoding acyl-CoA dehydrogenase, producing the protein MIFNPHTYDPSAYDPETQRQLKALIQFFEDKGLGAMKDEFHARAWYQDFLDFNAKEGILASFGTPAAVGGEGARWDTARINDLNEILGFYSLSYWYAWQVTVLGLGPVWMSENEEAKQLVGKLLESGAIFGFGLSEQSHGADIYSTDMILTPTDDGWLASGPKYYIGNGNVAGRLSVFGKFADTDEYVFFLVDTQAPQYELQKNVVADQMYVSAFALHDYPVTQADILHTGKAAWDAALATVNVGKVNLGWASIGICEHAFYEAVTHADHRVLYGTKVTTFPHVRRMFADAYARLLAMKLFSARSADYLRSASDDDRRFLLFNPITKMKVTSEGERVIDLLWEVIAARGFEKDTYFEQAAQHIRALPKLEGTVHVNLALVLKFLPQYLMATGEYPEIPVRQDAADDEYLFRQGRASGLGRITFAPWRPALEAYQHLPNVALFLEQVDAFTQMVMSAPPSEEQQKDLDFLLTLGQLFTQVVYAQLVCESAGLARPGTISDMPGLGDAHIDRIFAVFVQDVSEIAVALHGQASATDAQRAAALGLVRAPRIEAGAEQAFVEEVLGLADEYVMPE